Part of the Palaeococcus ferrophilus DSM 13482 genome, GTGGGTGTAAACGGCCACGTAGGGAGTGAGGATTATCGCCAGCGCTAAGGCCCCAGCCAGGGCGGAGTAAGTCCCCATCGGAACGGCCACGACCTGCATCACGAAGACCCCGACCAGTATCGTCGGGAACTCTATCATTATCTGGAGCAGAGTCTTGGTCCACTGACCGAGGATGCTCTTAGGGTATTCGTAGGCGTAAACTCCGACGAGGAAAGCAACAGGAAGACCGAGGAGAGCAGAGAGGAACGTGAGGATGAAGGTTCCTGCTATGGCCGGACCTATTCCACCCTCGCTGAGCGTCCCCGTGAGGAATTTCGTCCCCCTCTCAGCTATCACCGGGAAGCCCTTGATCAGGACTGTGGCTATGATGTGGAACAGCGGCACGAATATCAAAATGGTGAGCGTACCGACACCTACAAAAAAGGCCTTCTCCTTCGTTTTTCGGTCAAATGCTGACATCTCTCCCACCTCTTGAGTATCTTGAG contains:
- the pstA gene encoding phosphate ABC transporter permease PstA — its product is MSAFDRKTKEKAFFVGVGTLTILIFVPLFHIIATVLIKGFPVIAERGTKFLTGTLSEGGIGPAIAGTFILTFLSALLGLPVAFLVGVYAYEYPKSILGQWTKTLLQIMIEFPTILVGVFVMQVVAVPMGTYSALAGALALAIILTPYVAVYTHEALREIPSTYREASFSLGLTRAKVVFRILAPMAKRGILTGVLIGMAKVAGETAPLLFTAGGLYESYPSSITKPVGAVPLLIYQLVQSPNPADHATAWGASLVLLTIFLGIFIPIRLSLKEVRL